The genomic interval GTTCTCAAACAAATGTGGGGGTAATAAGAGACATGGAGTTAGGAATGCAGACTGGAGGATTTCAAAGAAGATAGAACCTGTTGTGCAAAAAAATCTCCCTCTTTTGTtagagaagagaaggagaggcacAGAATAAGCcgagagtgagagacagagaaaccCCCTGAGATGTCATGGAAAGGTCTTGGGAAAGACATTTGATATCTCAACATGTGATGGCCCTGCAGTGCATATTTTGGCAGCATCACCTGACACTGTTCCATTTCATACCACACCTTAATTAGAAAGACAGATCTACTCTGTGTAACAAATAATACTGTAAACCATCTCTCTGTGAGTCGCTCAGAGTACAAACATCTCTGAATATAAGCAGAGGACATTTTAAACAGACTTCATGCACAGCTGTTACCACGGCCACATACAACATgtgctgcacagtgtgtgtgtgtgtgtgtgtgtgggggggggggctgagatTCTTAAAGGGAAACAGACTTTTTGACGAAGcctaaaaaaaatgtctatGTACATGTGATCCTTTTATGGGGAGGGAAGTGTTTATTATGTACATCATGTGCTTCCCCTGGCAGGTGGATCAGGACTGAGTGTGACATTGGAGATGAGCGGAAAGTGAGTGACCACATGATGTAAGGAAGAGGAAAAGTATTTGTGTATAACACTTTTAGATTCTCACCACAAGAGGGAGACCTTGTTCACCTCATGCATAAGTCATATGTAAGTTGTATAAAAGTCTCTAAAACTTAGGTTGCAACGTCATGTTTCTTCACACACTTGTATATCTGAACCAGACAGAGACATACACCCAGATGCATTAAAATGACCCGTtgcagaaaagacaaaaaacattaatgaaaacattttttatgtcgGTTTTTTTCTTAACAGGGCTCAGTAAAAATCACTAGCAAATAGgaatttcaacacagaaatTAGAGTGCATCGCACGTCACGTAGAGGTTCATATCAGACAGATCGTTTGATCCCGCTGCTCATCAATTCTTCATGTGGGACTTTGTGCAAGCATTGCAAACCTAAATCAAATCTGCCACCTAAAGAAGGCACCAACCTTTGAGGATAAATCATATGACAAGTTCACTTGGTTTGACAACTTAAATTATATATCGCTGATAAATATCTTGCCAAAATTGGGCTGTACACCGTCAGCCATATTCAGtattagataataaataatgtgatCCATTCAGAGGgtagaaaaatagaaatactgaCAGAAAGAATAGAAGTGATTATGACTGGCTGAGTACTTTTCCACAGATTTAAATATAAGCGTATATGATCGCTGATTAATTGATGAATTGAACCATTACACATGTGGAAATGTAGGCTTTTCTGTGCACtggaaaagtaaataaaaataaaaaaatcaagcaAGGAAATGTTTCTGTGAATTCAGAGGAGCTATACCGTATACTGAAACTAGCATGACCCAGCAATCACTCATGCACAGAGTCATCTCTGGATCATAATGGAAATGTAAGCAAACGTGGATCACCTATCAGAGGACTCGGTAAAGATGACCTTGAAATGTTAATCTACACTAATTGTGCAGTGTggtaaatgataaataaagtaataaacaaAAGGCAGCAGAGAGCAATGCTTTGGTTATGATTGCATAACTGGAATCTCTAGTTCTCCCTTAAGTGTCTCAGTCGACACCTGACGTCCAGAGGGAGCGACCGGGAATGTGAGGACCTTTAGTGGAAAGTGtgtattgtgttaaaaaatgatAAGCAATGGGAAATAAGAACAAGGATTGCACTTCAGTCACTGAAATGCTGCGTAGATCAAACCCTCGTTGGCATGTGGCCTTAACTCACAGTCTGTAAGGATTTATCCGTCTGATCTGAAAGCTTTTTGCCACTTTGGAGTGTAAAATCTTATATACTctgcaggcagtgtgtgtgtgtgtgtgtgtgtgtgtgtgtgtgtgtgtgtgtgtgtgtgtgtgtgtgtgtgtgtgtgtgtgtgtgtgtgtgtgtgtctacatgaGTCCACAGCAGGGCTCCTTATTGATAGACTGCTCCTCCTCAGGCGCTCGGAGTTTCAGCAGTGGAGGGTCTCCGCTGGCGGGGGTGAAGTACACCTGGCTGGGGGAGGCGACCTCCTCTGCAGGGGGGCTGGTCTGGAGCTCGAGCTGGGCCTGAGAGGTGGTCACCTCTGCGGCAGGTTCCTCCTCTAAGGCAGGGGGCagtggagggggaggggctGGGTACTTGTTGAGCTTGGCGGCCGCCCGCTGGCGTTTCAGGTCGGCCAGGGTTTGGTGCGATTTCTCCCGAGTCATACTGTCCGCCCCCTCCCCATCTGCATACGCAGGGCTGAGCTGGTAGGAGGCGCTGCGGTCCATCAGGCCTCCTCCACTCCACACCTCTCCGGGGACAGAGGACGCCAGAGACACTGACGTCCCTCCGTTACCCAGGCTGGACACGATACTCCTGTCTGCAGCCTCCAGCTCCTCTAAGCGTGACGCGGCCCCACCACCAGCAACCTGCAACCAGAGAGAGAACATTAAAGACCCTCAGCTTCAACGAGGTGTGCAAAAGTGAGACAGAAACCATGAGTCTGGCTCCGTGTGGCTCACCATGGTGGCGTGCCGGTGCAGCTCATTGTCCGTTTGTCTGTCCTCGTCGTCGTCCTGTGGCTCCGGCTGTCGGCCGCGCTCCTGCCACACCATGGCCTCTTTGTGGTGCTCCCGTCGGTACAGACTGGAGCGCTCGTTCACACTGACACGACGTACCACCTTACTGTACAgacaaaagaggaagagggggaaacagTTACGCTTAGCTGCTCCAACTCCATGTGTACTGTCTTCACCCTCTGGTCTGGTCACATTCCAGCTCACCCTCTGCTGCCCGTGCTCGAGGCTCGTCTCTGCAGCGTTCCCTTCTGCCGGTCCTGGTTCTTCATGATGGCGTCATGTTTGTGCTTCAGGTCCATTAGTTTGGCTCTGACCTCCTCATCCATACACACATCTGATACGCCAGGAGAAGCATAGGTTAGGCACATGGAAGGGAAGATGCTAACAACAAATTTGCTATTCTGTCTTTTTTGCCCAATTGTTATTTGTCTATGGCAATACAGAACCATAAAGGCTGTGTGATCTCACCCAGAGGCGTCTCGTCCAGCACAGACTTGGTGTCTAAACTGGCTCCATGCGCCACCAGCAGTTCCACCATTTGGATCTATGCATCACATAGAAGCACATCAATGGGTGGTCTAAGAAAAGTGGAAGGTTTTATCCTTTAGTGTGTATTGCAGCACTTACTTGTCCCCAGCAGGAGGCGGCGTGCAGCGGCGTCCAGCCATCAGAGTCCCTCACCTCCATCTGAGCTCTGTGCTCCACCAGCAACTCGGCCACAGACACGTAGCCATTAGCCGACGCTATGTGGAGCTGGAAGAGAAGTAAATGTAACATAGAACGTCCAAATGCattcataaaaaacatgtttctctcATTCATCTATTTCTATAACACAAGTAACATATGTGAACTCTACAAAGCCCTTTAAAATTCCCTGGCctaatttataataaataaagtgcatgTCCGTCTGTCTCACCAGTGTTGTTCCGTTAGCATCCTGTGTGTTTAAGTCTGCTCCGTTCTGAACCAGAGCTTGAATGTCAGCCAGCATGGCCTTCTCTTTAGCCCCCCGACATTCATCTATGCGATCCTGAGTtatccctgcacacacacaaagacacaccgGAGAAAGCAACGATACGTCTTAGAAAACATGATTGCTAACTGGTTTCCACTGGGAGCGACAAATGAGGAAGATGTGTTTAGCAGCAATGCGTGacagatttattttactgaCCCTGTTCAGCCATAACCATCTCCAGCAGCTCGAGCGTGGCCTCATCCTCACAGAGGTCATAGGGCATGTTGCCATCCGCATTGACAGCCAGCAGGTCAGCCccactgcgcacacacacacacacacacacacacacacacacacacacacacacacacacacacacacacacacacacacacacacacacacacacacacacacacacacacacacacacacacacacacacacacacacacacacacacacacgcacacacgcacacacgcacacacacacaaatatgtaaaCGATTAGTGCCACACCGACACACCCAGATGTACTCACGGATATTCCTACACATGCAAAGTGTTTTGAAAGTCAAAGTGCAGCCATGTTTGCATCATCAGTCACTCGCAGAGAAGTCTGTTTGTATTCCGCACTAGAAATTGTGGAATTAAAGCAGCATTTATCCTTATATAGTTGTTGCAAATCTCAATAATATATCAGTTTGGAGACCTTTGGAATCTTTCTGTTAAATATGCACATGAGGCAttacccttttttaaataaacaaatgcttGCTTATTTGCTTACATCTGTTTTTACTGCACTGACTGCAGGACAGTCGTTCTATGGTATAAAAGGAAGCTGAAATGTGGGGCTGAAATTGACGGGGAAACTCACGCCTGGATGAGGAGCTGCACCAGGCCGGTGTGTCCACAGGTGGCAGCAGCGTGCAGCGGCGTCCACAGCTCACTGTCACACGCGTTCACACAGCCACCAGCGTCCAGCAGGCACTGCACGATCTCCACAAAGTCATCTATGCAGCACTGAGAGGGtaaacacacatgaatacacagACAGTGCCGTATCTATGCATCATTATTTATGGCAACTAATACACTTTGCTTGGGTGAAACGTGCATGCAGCCCTCTGCTGTGTAAACACTGAAGCGTTCCAAGGGGAAGAGCAGAGTGCACTGCTTTTATAAAGTGTTCTCTGTCCGCACAAATACCACCCTCATGAATTTATGGCAGTATGTGTTTACTTATGAAGAGAAGTTAATGACACAAGAAGGGAGGGAAAGTTTCTCAGATTATAATTGTGTGTAATCAAGGTGCTCTTCTGACTCAACTGTTTAGGAAAGTAATGTAAAACTAACATGGGGGAAATTAATCAGTGTGTCTCCAGATAAGTTGTGGTTTAGACAAAACAAGAGTCAGATCAGAGCTGTGACTGCatgacacataaacacacactctgctatATAAAATGTGGCCTGCCTCGTTAAGGGCAGTCATAAAGTGTTGGTGTAAAGCAGGTCTTAGAGAATGTCCTCCTAACCTCTCTACTCATTATTACACAACGGATAACCATTACcccaaaggggggggggggggcagtggtTTCTGCACAGGTGACACAACgaggtgtgaatgtgtgtgtgtgtacctggtgtAGGGCTGTCAGTCCATCCTCGTTGACCAGATCTGGGCTGACGCCGTTGTTTAGCAGCTCCCTCActagaagacacacacacacacacacacacacacacacacacacacacacacacacacacacacacacacacacacacacacacacacacacacacacacacacacacacacacacacacacacacacacacacacacacacacacacacacacacacacacacacacacacacacacacacacacacacacataaacattgCAACACTTGGCAGGTACAGTATCTACCTGCACTAAATAGCTATAAAAAGCTTGACTGATTCACTTCCATGTCTATGCATTGTGGTAGGTTTCCAATCCTTAAACATATTGCTCTCTAGCATGACTTTCCCCGTGTGTTTGTACCGACCCTCCTCCACGTCGTTGCGTGCAGCAGCATCCAGCAGGGTGATGGACTGGGGGAACGTGACTTTAATCGTGCGCGCCTTCTTCTTATCCGCTTTGGCTCTCGACCCTCGCGTTGTGTCCTTCTCCATCTGCGCCCATCCCTTCAGTTGCTGAGCGCGCCGCTTCTGGGCGTGTTTCAGGCGCTCCGTGGCACCCAGGCGCCCGATTGTGGCCATCTCAGCCAGCAGCTCTCCGTGCTCTGCTGCCATCCCACCACACACGACACTCTAAACTGTCCCGGTCGCTTCTCCTGCTGGCTTATCTTAGTCCAGAAGGATATTAAGCAGAAAAGTTTCTTGAATCTCTTCTTTCCCCTCGTCTTCCCTTAAGGAGGCCCGTCTGTAAGGCCAACCAGGCCTACGTTAGGGCCAGTGGTagacacacactgtacaaatatggagaaaataacagcaaaaatatCCAGGGTGATGAAACCTCTTATGTTGTGCAATCAGGCGGAAGATATCTCCATGATTTCAGAAGGAAGCAACATGTGGACTTGTTGTAATGTCTCTTTCTCATCTTTCACATATCAACTCTTATCATGCCTTGGAAATCAAAGAGGGAATCATCCAGGATGTGGATTGTAAGCAACCATCAGTCCTGCCATCCATATCAACTGCTGGGAACTTGATCCActgaagggaggagagagagaagggagatgTTGCTAGATAGGAAGAGACAAACTCATCTCCAGGCTGGATGCTTTATCTGAGCTTCTAATCCAAAGGGAATGTGTCCAAGGTTTTGATCCAACAGGTGTTTGAGAATCCATAGTGAGAATATGACAACAAATCCAGAAAACTGGAAGAACCGTGGAGACTAAGCAATGATTTAAGTCCAACTGTAGTGTCAGTATCCCGTGTTGGTGTGTGGAGACTATTCCAACTTGTTGTTGTGTACGTTTTCTCTTCAGGTCTTCAGAAGAGGTTTCAATGATTCGTCCCACAGCGTCATCGTCTCCCTGTGGAGCGGGAATGGGGAGAAAACGAAAATGTGAGTGCTGTATTACAGTATAATGTTTGCACACTGCTCTCCTCATCCTGTTATCTTTAACCCCTGAGCTCCTTGCACCGactccctcctctcccactcCTCTCCCGGAGGAAACCTGAGACGGTGGGACGCTTTTCATTAATGATTGACACACCCTGCAGCCCGATACACACTCTGCCGCCATTAGCATAAACGTGGAGCAAAAAGCGAGAGAGGAACGCAGTGGAGAGGCaggtcactcacacacacacacacacacacacacacacacacacacacacacacacacacacacacacacacacacacacacacacacacacacacacacacacacacacacacacacacacacacacacacacacacacacacacacacacacacacacacacacacacacacacacacacacacacacacacacacacacacacacacacacacacacacacacacacacacacacagctactcatttattatttaggCCCGGCCTGTGAGCGCTGAGAGGAAGGTCAACTAGACGCACTCTGAGTGATAGAGAGTGACTGACATGACACCAGTCCTGGGCCACGAGACACGGCAACACGCAGCCAAACACCTGAAGAGGAGGCCGCTGTTTACACACATAATAGATAAACAGGCATTTACAATAACCATTATGCCTTTACAGGGGCCCTTTTTGATTTAGAAATATCCCAATGAGGCGAAAGCAACAGCTTTAAAGGAGAGCTGTCAATTGGTATCAAAAATCATGATGAATAATTGCGTTAATCACCGCAGTAATCTGTTTGAAATAAgagtatttacttgtattttgggggaaataaaaCTCATACACGTGGTCCTTTAATGAAGAGATGCATGACACACATCAGAGGGTTTGATCTGTACTATAACATCTCAGATTTCTGAATAAACGGCATGAAGTCCGACAATTTTCCCAGCAACCCTAAAAAATCTACCGTATAAGTTATATACAAAGCAATTAATAAAAGGAGGTACTATTATAACTCTGGAATAGAGGGCTGAATCTGGACATATATAAGGGGTTTATATATAGAGAGACCTACCAGTCACTGTTTCCGTCAAGACAACTTCCTAGCCACTCCAATAGTTCCTGTTTAAAGGCGGACAGATGATTGTCATTTGTTCCTTTGCTCTGCCGTTCCACTATTCTTAGGACACCTCACCTTTCACCCTTTGTCACAAGCTACAATACAAGGATTTCCTTAGGTTGAGGTAATAAGCTTAACTCTCCCCCATTGACTGGCGAACACTGCACGCATAATTAATTCAGACAATACACACATGGACACGGACTTGTAACGCACGGGATCAAACATCATGAATGATGAATGTTAGGTGTGTTTAAAATGCCAATTATCCACTTTCTTCCTTTAACCCGCCCTCCTGCTGAAGGGAAAAGTCCATGTTCTTGTTAAAAGGTCAACAGGAAACTAACAAACCCTTACGGAGCAGTTAAGGCTGGGCCGTGTAGTTAGCAGCAGCATGGCTCATTGTTgtaaaacacagataaaaaggGACAAGTTTTGTTGGACTTTAAGAGCTTTAAAGGGAGAAGGGATTGGAGAAATTGGGAAAATGTCTGCAGGATTCTAACTGGTGTATTAGTGGGATAATGCCAGACACAATCTGAAAGATCAGTGGAATAAAGATCCCAATCTTAGTGTTGTGTGCCTCACAAAGCAAACTAAAGAATAAACTATCTTAAGGAAGGATTTGACTCATAGTTCAGAAGACTCAGGTAAAGCAGGGGTGAAAAAATGGCCTCAAAACAGACAACAGAAATATTGGGAGCATGTTACAACACAGCTGCTTAAATCAGATTTGCGCTTCTGATGATTTGCGTTATATCAATGCACATCTCAGGAGCAGGAATTTTAAGCATGCATGCTGTCAGTCTGACATGCGGTGCCTGATTCGGATTTTTACTGTAAGAAGTGAACGAGAAGTTTGAGATATTAATCCAAAATAAACTCACAGGCTTACATGAATGTGTTAAGTATTTTTGAGACTACATTGCGAGTCCAATTGTctccatttttcatttatttagtgcCAGCCACTGTTCCTGTGATCATAACAATTAAACCGGTTCACAGTGTTTCCACCCTGACCCTGAGTACAATGACTCACCTGACTCTGGGCCACTTCACTGACAGAAATCACACCCAAAACTCAAGCTGTTGCTTTTAATCGtatcttacattttaatagaCCTCACAGAGGCAGTCTTGGCAAACTATAAAGTAGATAAATAATATCTATTATgggtttttaaatcatttaatggACTATTGGTAAGTGGCAATACTAATTCAGCAACTCATTACATAACAGGCGAGTTGGAAGGGGGGGGGAAAGCTGCACACTCACATGTAGGTCAACCTTTGATACATGCAGGTCACAGGTAGTTCACATCTGATGATGTAcatgcaacaacacacacacacacaccgctgatAATCCATCTTGGCAGAGCGAGCTAGACAACACAAATCACGCCCAAAGCCAATCAGTGCCGGTATCGGGGGAATGAAGCTGAGGCTCAGACGGTACGACGTGCGTGACTCTGAGATCACAGGAACAATACACACTTATTAGCTGTTTATCTCTCAGGTCCTTCATGAATATATCACAGTGATAACATATTTCTCCTTTACAAGCCTGGAATTAAAACACACTTCCTGCACTGACCTACcacatatgtgtatatacaaatacataatgaTAACGAATGGTTACTTCTagtgtttggaaaaaaatacatgattATGCTGCCCAAAACAGCTCAAGAGTATCCGAGGAAATCATCCAATTAAGCTTTAAATGGCACCACTTTCCACAGACACAGATGTGGAGATAAGCTAATTCTACACCATTGAGAGAAACAACACCTACACCTTTATTATTGACAAACTAACAGACATAATGCATACGTTTCCATGCCCATACTTAACTATAACAAATGGTAACTTTGAGTGAAACTGGTTAAATCAACTCAATAGCAGGtggataaatacacacatttttctctgatGTGTTGATCTTACCCCCTCTCTCTGAGTCCTGCACATTTAGCTCTCCTCACAAGTCTGCACACTCACAGGTCGACAGAGACACTGGAGGTTAAGCTAGCGTTTCCCCAGCTTCAGTTGATTTTATCCCGTATAAAATAAGCCCCTGCTCAGAGGCAGTATGGGGAATTTGTTGGTGGCTAAAGAGCCTTGTGATCCTGTGAGTCACGACGGGAAAAGACCAGTTGAGATCACTCATAATGTCCGAGGctaaacattttctgtttttgaaaaatatccCAACATCAATATGACATTTGTCGAAGTTTTCCACCTTATGACCGAACAGGAAGAGCCGTCtacagctgcagacacacactttcattcaaCAGCTGCAATGAATAGAccagtatacacacacacacacacacacacacacacacacacacacacacacacacacacacacacacacacacacacacacacacacacacacacacacacacacacacacacacacacacacacacacacacacacacacacacacacacacacacacacacacacacacacacacacacacacacacacacacacacaccaggtggGTGGTACCTCAGTGTAAAGCTTGTGACTGCACTTACAAGAGAAACTCTGCTCAGAATTTAATCCGGATACAATGGAATGACATTGCTCAGCTGTTGACTGAAACAAACAATGCTGAGTCGATGCAGCGTGATCATTCGGGAAGCATCGTGCCTGCTAAACTCTGAACCAATGCCAAGTCAACATGCTcttctgtcatgatcctggcCGAAAATAGTCCACAAAAGTATTCGAATAATCATGAAATGATGCTTAAAACACAGCAAACTATAGCTGGAATCACTTTGCCTTATTTAGGATTTAATTTCTAAATATCTTATTGCTTCATAGATtgagaaattaaagtaaatcccaaggtccccctgctcagaTAAAT from Eleginops maclovinus isolate JMC-PN-2008 ecotype Puerto Natales chromosome 21, JC_Emac_rtc_rv5, whole genome shotgun sequence carries:
- the ppp1r16a gene encoding protein phosphatase 1 regulatory subunit 16A; translated protein: MAAEHGELLAEMATIGRLGATERLKHAQKRRAQQLKGWAQMEKDTTRGSRAKADKKKARTIKVTFPQSITLLDAAARNDVEEVRELLNNGVSPDLVNEDGLTALHQCCIDDFVEIVQCLLDAGGCVNACDSELWTPLHAAATCGHTGLVQLLIQAGADLLAVNADGNMPYDLCEDEATLELLEMVMAEQGITQDRIDECRGAKEKAMLADIQALVQNGADLNTQDANGTTLLHIASANGYVSVAELLVEHRAQMEVRDSDGWTPLHAASCWGQIQMVELLVAHGASLDTKSVLDETPLDVCMDEEVRAKLMDLKHKHDAIMKNQDRQKGTLQRRASSTGSRGKVVRRVSVNERSSLYRREHHKEAMVWQERGRQPEPQDDDEDRQTDNELHRHATMVAGGGAASRLEELEAADRSIVSSLGNGGTSVSLASSVPGEVWSGGGLMDRSASYQLSPAYADGEGADSMTREKSHQTLADLKRQRAAAKLNKYPAPPPPLPPALEEEPAAEVTTSQAQLELQTSPPAEEVASPSQVYFTPASGDPPLLKLRAPEEEQSINKEPCCGLM